One genomic region from Euzebya tangerina encodes:
- a CDS encoding type II toxin-antitoxin system PemK/MazF family toxin — protein sequence MSTPQQGEIWWAEAEDKRRPVLIVTRSDAVPHLGWLVAAPVTRTVRGIPTELPLDEDHGLPEPCVASFDNLQPIRRAFLTDRVGALGLEATGAICQRLSAMADC from the coding sequence GTGAGTACACCTCAGCAGGGGGAGATCTGGTGGGCCGAAGCAGAGGACAAGCGGCGACCGGTCCTCATCGTGACGAGAAGTGACGCCGTTCCCCACCTCGGCTGGTTGGTGGCCGCGCCGGTCACTCGCACGGTGAGAGGGATCCCGACCGAGCTACCCCTCGACGAGGATCACGGGCTCCCGGAGCCCTGCGTCGCCTCCTTCGACAACCTCCAACCCATTCGCCGGGCATTCCTCACGGACCGGGTGGGGGCGCTCGGCCTCGAAGCCACCGGTGCGATATGCCAGCGGCTATCCGCTATGGCCGACTGCTGA
- a CDS encoding ribbon-helix-helix domain-containing protein — protein sequence MTQIMTRLDDDTLAELDRLVSEDVFASRSDALRQGLREMLDRYRRREIGRQIAEGYKRIPQTDTEVGWADAATTAMIAEEPW from the coding sequence ATGACACAGATCATGACACGCCTGGACGACGACACGCTGGCGGAGTTGGACAGGCTCGTATCCGAGGACGTCTTCGCGTCTCGATCGGATGCCCTTCGACAGGGACTGCGCGAGATGCTCGACCGGTACCGCCGACGGGAGATCGGCCGGCAGATCGCCGAGGGCTACAAGAGAATCCCACAGACTGACACCGAGGTCGGCTGGGCCGACGCGGCAACGACAGCAATGATCGCCGAGGAGCCTTGGTGA
- a CDS encoding Kelch repeat-containing protein, whose product MIALSTVRAYDPDTGTWRRLPDLPDDRSLGSERRAFVLEGQVVVVDTEWPPPATEGPVDGIRTGAWVLEEEWVAVEPPPPGNLIGTIDDMVLVARVRQPPDERDPAIVDYSRWTPGGSIAPLDVPDEILVDFLVDTPDGFVLIGRPTLEADPPTGPVVYAFTDGRSWRRLPDAPVFSSAEGSMWLPGGLVAGQLVLAGGLVDESGVAIASLDLEEAQQDADASWETVRLPLDPSAAETGVRAWLALAWDGLGTVYAYGTDPSPIFVSFGIESGELSVAVHDGRSVRGTLHWAGSQLLLLGGLGDSGPVAEVRAWSPLGEVMAPLDPDQPELSGCVTLNPRIRRGQVDAPAGVGMQLTLEEGLRDGWTLASGLVQVRAYDQGVDGIYYTGAVVRDPDDVEDLAVWVSPDSNATLIGNGAGVDQTTGLIDVEPDEVYIYAADEVAEAAATWRRAEDGAGDASDLDQITARLASCLGQ is encoded by the coding sequence GTGATTGCTCTATCGACGGTGAGAGCCTACGACCCGGACACTGGGACGTGGCGGCGACTGCCGGACCTGCCCGACGATCGGTCGCTTGGGAGCGAACGACGGGCGTTCGTGCTCGAGGGTCAGGTCGTGGTGGTGGACACCGAGTGGCCGCCACCCGCAACTGAGGGTCCGGTCGACGGGATTCGCACCGGTGCGTGGGTGCTCGAGGAGGAGTGGGTGGCGGTCGAACCTCCACCGCCGGGAAACCTGATTGGAACGATCGACGACATGGTCCTGGTGGCAAGGGTCCGCCAGCCGCCGGACGAGCGGGATCCCGCGATCGTGGACTACTCGCGGTGGACACCCGGCGGGTCGATAGCGCCCCTCGATGTGCCCGACGAGATCCTCGTTGACTTCCTCGTGGACACCCCCGACGGCTTCGTCCTGATCGGCCGGCCGACGCTCGAGGCTGATCCGCCCACTGGGCCGGTGGTGTACGCCTTCACCGATGGCCGATCGTGGCGGCGGCTGCCGGATGCTCCGGTGTTCTCCTCGGCGGAGGGCTCGATGTGGCTGCCCGGCGGGTTGGTGGCAGGCCAGTTGGTGCTGGCGGGTGGCCTGGTGGACGAGAGCGGCGTGGCCATCGCGAGCCTGGACTTGGAGGAAGCACAGCAGGACGCCGACGCAAGTTGGGAGACGGTGCGGCTGCCGCTCGACCCGTCGGCAGCCGAGACCGGCGTGCGAGCGTGGCTCGCCCTCGCCTGGGACGGCCTGGGGACGGTGTACGCCTACGGCACTGACCCGTCCCCGATCTTCGTGTCGTTCGGGATTGAGTCCGGCGAGCTGAGTGTGGCGGTGCACGACGGGCGCAGTGTCCGGGGGACACTGCATTGGGCCGGAAGCCAACTGCTGCTCCTCGGCGGGTTGGGCGACTCGGGCCCGGTCGCCGAAGTCCGAGCCTGGTCGCCGCTCGGCGAGGTCATGGCACCCCTGGACCCCGACCAGCCCGAACTCTCGGGCTGCGTGACACTGAACCCGCGGATCAGACGCGGTCAGGTCGATGCGCCCGCGGGCGTCGGTATGCAGCTGACCCTCGAGGAAGGCCTGCGGGACGGCTGGACCTTGGCCAGTGGTCTCGTTCAGGTCCGGGCCTACGATCAGGGTGTGGACGGCATCTACTACACCGGTGCCGTGGTCCGCGACCCGGACGACGTCGAGGATCTCGCCGTCTGGGTGTCTCCGGACAGCAACGCCACGCTGATCGGGAACGGCGCGGGCGTCGACCAGACGACTGGTCTCATCGACGTTGAACCCGACGAGGTCTACATCTACGCGGCCGACGAGGTTGCTGAGGCTGCTGCAACCTGGCGGCGTGCAGAAGACGGAGCGGGCGACGCCAGCGATTTGGACCAGATCACGGCTCGCCTGGCGTCCTGCTTGGGTCAGTGA
- a CDS encoding MarR family winged helix-turn-helix transcriptional regulator, with product MTEPLAATAESVHDSPDLEDAVAFRLHRTNRLLLTHLSRFLRGIHPVLTPEKWFLIARLQQDGPLRQGQLTVEGLEDAPNVSRLVDSLVTSGLLLRERDPSDRRALVISLTDSGRALSDDVLAHTVAERRRVFEGFTEAELGLLTSALDRLDNNVRGLLGAGAGS from the coding sequence ATGACGGAGCCGCTGGCAGCGACGGCGGAGAGCGTTCACGACTCGCCGGACCTCGAGGACGCCGTGGCGTTTCGCCTCCACCGCACCAACCGGCTGCTGCTCACCCACCTGTCGCGGTTCCTGCGCGGGATCCACCCGGTGCTGACGCCGGAGAAGTGGTTCCTGATCGCGCGACTGCAGCAGGACGGGCCCCTGCGACAGGGCCAGTTGACCGTCGAGGGGCTCGAGGATGCCCCGAACGTCAGCCGACTGGTGGACAGCCTAGTGACGAGTGGACTGCTCCTTCGGGAGCGCGACCCGTCGGATCGCCGTGCCCTGGTCATCTCCCTGACGGACTCGGGGCGGGCCCTGTCGGACGACGTGTTAGCACACACCGTCGCCGAACGCCGCCGGGTGTTCGAAGGCTTCACCGAGGCTGAACTTGGGTTGCTCACCTCGGCCCTGGACCGACTGGACAACAACGTCCGCGGATTGCTGGGCGCCGGGGCCGGCTCCTGA
- a CDS encoding putative quinol monooxygenase translates to MLTARVRVTATDEGRQTLIDTLSAEAASVPTTFEGCELFVVSVDTHDPNTVMIAEEWATKDDFDTYVASDHFKKTMAIAGPCLAAPPDSAYYQGDRVGP, encoded by the coding sequence ATGCTGACCGCACGAGTTCGAGTGACCGCAACCGACGAAGGTCGTCAGACGCTGATCGACACCCTGAGTGCGGAGGCGGCGTCCGTCCCGACCACGTTCGAGGGCTGTGAGCTGTTCGTCGTCTCCGTCGACACCCATGACCCGAACACGGTCATGATCGCCGAGGAGTGGGCCACCAAGGACGACTTCGACACCTACGTCGCCTCGGATCACTTCAAGAAGACGATGGCCATCGCGGGTCCCTGCCTGGCTGCGCCGCCGGACTCCGCCTACTACCAGGGAGACCGGGTCGGTCCCTGA
- a CDS encoding GNAT family N-acetyltransferase, with product MAHAPSRLMMTTDRDGLAALFRRDTAIHVYGLADLEDRFWDNSVWWRDGAAAVGRVRLPGPEGVVAVYAISPRAPDLTTALLTDVVDQIPAGALVLAPVGADEAMARVRAVDSFGTHVKMSISPAALREPVGAGSAEVLSTDDLADLQALYDTDPGAAYFLPSMLRAGVFVGVREAGRLVAAGGTHVLSEQYGVAGLGGIITAPDARGRGHAAAVTARLSRLLLDRGLTVGLNVKASNAAAVGVYRRLGFIEIHRYVEFELGV from the coding sequence ATGGCCCACGCACCCAGCCGACTGATGATGACGACTGATCGGGATGGGCTGGCCGCGCTGTTCCGCCGAGACACGGCCATCCACGTCTACGGCCTGGCCGATCTCGAAGACCGCTTCTGGGACAACTCGGTGTGGTGGCGTGACGGCGCAGCCGCGGTCGGTCGAGTTCGGCTTCCTGGGCCTGAAGGTGTGGTCGCCGTCTACGCGATCTCGCCGCGGGCGCCCGACCTGACGACCGCGCTGCTCACCGATGTCGTGGACCAGATCCCGGCGGGTGCACTGGTCCTCGCCCCGGTGGGGGCCGACGAGGCGATGGCCCGGGTGCGGGCGGTGGACAGCTTCGGCACCCACGTGAAGATGAGCATCTCGCCAGCGGCTCTTCGAGAGCCGGTAGGAGCGGGCAGCGCCGAGGTCCTGAGCACGGACGACCTGGCCGATCTGCAGGCGCTGTACGACACCGATCCGGGGGCCGCCTACTTCCTGCCCTCGATGCTCCGGGCCGGTGTGTTCGTCGGCGTTCGCGAGGCAGGTCGGCTGGTCGCGGCTGGCGGTACCCATGTGCTGAGCGAGCAGTACGGGGTCGCCGGCCTGGGTGGCATCATCACCGCACCCGACGCCCGTGGACGGGGGCATGCCGCGGCGGTGACCGCACGGCTGAGCCGTCTGCTGCTCGATCGAGGGCTGACCGTCGGGCTCAACGTCAAGGCCAGCAACGCGGCTGCGGTCGGGGTCTACCGGCGGCTGGGCTTCATCGAGATCCATCGGTACGTCGAGTTCGAGCTGGGTGTATAG
- a CDS encoding amidohydrolase family protein produces the protein MVLPVVSPPIPEGAVAVRDGIITDVGTAEQLVADGSGAQVVEHRGVLTPGLVNAHTHLQYTSFAAVGSTPYEDYTAWSIAFNEEYARQADGDWVRSAEQGVARSLAAGVTCVSDIVTNFEARDVLLDAGLPGVAFLELIAVDADQWTGSVGDELREAVATAPTSEVTSVGISPHAPYSLDESVLRAMAHLARELGVRLHIHVAESDGEEEYFRCGSGTLADRLRVVSRRPMPILEQGGTGLSTSEFVEQLGLLGPDVHLAHGVYLGQDGRRRVAEHGSVVALCPRSNHVVGVDYPPVAAFLREGVAFGVGTDSLSSSTSLDPLEDLAVLADLAFAGGYDAPDVFDRLLHAATLGGAGALGLADRLGSLQPGKRADLAVFYLPGVAAADAVTQIVRSGAGTCAATVVAGELRWPTHPAD, from the coding sequence GTGGTCCTCCCGGTCGTCAGCCCCCCGATCCCGGAGGGAGCCGTCGCCGTCCGTGATGGGATCATCACGGACGTGGGGACCGCCGAGCAACTCGTTGCCGACGGGTCAGGCGCGCAGGTCGTCGAGCATCGCGGGGTCCTCACACCTGGGCTGGTCAACGCCCACACCCACCTGCAGTACACCTCCTTCGCCGCCGTCGGCTCGACCCCCTACGAGGACTACACGGCCTGGTCGATCGCGTTCAACGAGGAGTACGCCCGACAGGCCGACGGCGATTGGGTGCGTTCGGCTGAGCAGGGGGTCGCCCGGTCCTTGGCGGCCGGCGTCACCTGCGTCAGCGACATCGTCACCAACTTCGAGGCCCGGGACGTGCTGCTCGACGCCGGCCTCCCCGGCGTCGCTTTCCTCGAACTGATCGCCGTCGATGCCGACCAGTGGACGGGCAGTGTGGGCGACGAGCTCCGAGAGGCCGTCGCCACGGCACCCACGAGCGAGGTGACCTCCGTTGGCATCTCGCCCCACGCGCCCTACAGCCTGGACGAGTCCGTGCTCCGAGCCATGGCCCACCTGGCCCGCGAGCTCGGCGTCCGCCTCCACATCCACGTCGCGGAGTCCGACGGCGAGGAGGAGTACTTCCGCTGCGGCTCAGGCACGCTGGCCGACCGGTTGCGTGTGGTCAGCCGCCGTCCGATGCCGATCCTCGAGCAGGGCGGGACCGGCCTGAGCACCAGCGAGTTCGTGGAGCAGCTGGGCCTGCTGGGGCCCGACGTCCACCTCGCACACGGTGTCTATCTGGGTCAGGACGGCCGACGGCGAGTGGCCGAGCACGGCTCCGTCGTGGCGCTGTGTCCCCGCTCCAACCACGTCGTCGGGGTCGACTATCCGCCGGTCGCCGCCTTCCTGCGCGAAGGCGTGGCCTTCGGGGTCGGCACCGACTCCCTGTCCTCCTCCACCTCGCTCGACCCCCTGGAGGACCTCGCGGTGCTGGCCGACCTGGCGTTCGCCGGCGGCTACGACGCCCCCGATGTGTTCGACCGACTGCTCCACGCGGCCACGCTCGGTGGTGCAGGTGCGTTGGGGCTGGCCGACCGTCTGGGGTCCCTTCAGCCCGGCAAGCGGGCGGACCTGGCGGTGTTCTACCTGCCGGGCGTGGCCGCCGCTGACGCCGTGACCCAGATCGTCCGGTCCGGCGCGGGCACCTGTGCCGCAACCGTCGTCGCCGGAGAGCTGCGATGGCCCACGCACCCAGCCGACTGA
- a CDS encoding adenosylhomocysteinase has protein sequence MSASHGQRAIGFAGRHMPALAAATNVARTGGRLAGKRVALSLVLEPKTANLALALDSLGAEVVVAGSANSTQDATADALREAGIAVFAERGASAQRAAELRAAFVATEPQLLADDGASVIRYLHSDRPELLEGLIGVAEETTSGVRPLRNMAADGSLAVPAVAVNDARTKLLFDNVHGTGQSVVMAVLDVTNTQLQGKRVVVVGYGRVGKGIASSARALGARVTVTEIDPVEALAAHHDGHDVAPVAEAVTWADVVITASGIGHSLTAEHVAAMPDGAIVAVGGMGPPEFDPTPTDGVVLEFGEVVRPGVRELVVAGGPTVFVIAEGFCANTSAAEGNPIEVMDLSLALQMRALDYLVEADLPVGVHLLPKHIDDEVALSQLHAVGVTIDVPSPAQVEASLRW, from the coding sequence GTGAGTGCCTCCCACGGGCAGCGGGCAATCGGATTTGCTGGCCGGCACATGCCCGCACTCGCCGCGGCAACCAATGTCGCCCGCACTGGCGGCCGGCTGGCGGGGAAGCGGGTGGCCCTGTCGCTGGTCCTGGAGCCGAAGACGGCCAACCTGGCGCTGGCACTGGACTCGCTCGGCGCCGAAGTGGTGGTTGCCGGGTCGGCCAACTCCACGCAGGACGCCACCGCCGACGCGCTGCGGGAGGCCGGCATCGCCGTCTTCGCCGAACGAGGCGCGTCAGCCCAGCGGGCGGCCGAACTACGGGCGGCGTTCGTCGCGACCGAGCCGCAGTTGCTGGCCGATGACGGCGCGAGCGTCATCAGGTACCTCCACTCCGACCGGCCTGAGCTTCTGGAGGGGCTGATCGGCGTGGCGGAGGAGACGACCAGTGGTGTACGTCCGCTCCGGAACATGGCCGCTGACGGATCGTTGGCGGTGCCCGCCGTCGCCGTGAACGACGCCCGCACCAAGCTGCTGTTCGACAACGTGCACGGCACGGGCCAGTCCGTCGTCATGGCGGTCCTGGACGTAACCAACACCCAACTGCAGGGCAAACGCGTCGTGGTCGTCGGGTACGGCCGCGTGGGCAAGGGCATCGCATCGTCCGCCCGGGCACTGGGTGCGAGAGTGACCGTGACCGAGATCGACCCGGTCGAGGCGCTGGCAGCCCACCACGACGGTCACGATGTCGCGCCCGTGGCTGAGGCTGTGACGTGGGCCGACGTCGTCATCACCGCCTCCGGCATCGGTCACTCACTCACGGCTGAGCACGTCGCGGCGATGCCGGACGGGGCGATCGTCGCGGTGGGCGGCATGGGGCCTCCGGAGTTCGACCCGACCCCGACGGACGGGGTGGTGCTGGAGTTCGGTGAGGTGGTTCGACCGGGGGTCCGGGAACTGGTGGTGGCGGGTGGCCCAACCGTCTTCGTCATCGCCGAGGGGTTCTGCGCGAACACCTCCGCAGCGGAGGGCAACCCGATCGAGGTGATGGACCTGTCGTTGGCGCTGCAGATGCGGGCGCTCGACTACCTGGTCGAAGCTGATCTGCCCGTCGGAGTTCACCTGCTGCCGAAGCACATCGACGACGAGGTGGCCCTGTCACAACTCCACGCGGTCGGGGTCACGATCGACGTTCCGTCGCCCGCGCAGGTGGAGGCCTCTCTTCGGTGGTGA
- a CDS encoding adenosylhomocysteinase, producing MSSGASDAAAWSRIAEPARAASGHQAIEWARRRSPVLDGMVRRRLSDGSLEGRRVAVVVHLEAKTALLATVLADAGAVVVAAGSNPWSTRDDVAAALVERGIQVHATRGSTVEEWEKDLLAVADTGPEFIIDDGAELTIRMARDRPEQYAAVRGVSEETTTGVARLVQLHERDGLPMPAIAANDAKLKHLFDNRYGTGQSTVQAILQLTNLRLPGKRVVVVGYGWVGRGIATYCAGLGARVTAVEVDPVKALEAHTDGHDVADIAAALAAADIVITATGGLRAVSEGHAAALRDGVVLANAGHHDHEIDVPALRALAVAEEEVRPGVTQLDLDGKHVYVLAEGALVNIAGGLGHPIEIMDLSFSVQALGCHLLAAADASGEPLPPGVHDFPVELDDAIARAKLASRGISLDALDVSQTDTLSELFSGEEAS from the coding sequence GTGAGCAGCGGCGCCTCGGATGCGGCCGCGTGGAGCAGGATCGCCGAACCCGCCCGGGCGGCATCCGGGCACCAGGCGATCGAGTGGGCCCGTCGTCGCTCGCCGGTGCTCGATGGGATGGTCCGTCGGCGGCTCTCCGACGGGTCGCTGGAGGGCAGGCGGGTCGCAGTTGTCGTTCACCTGGAGGCCAAGACGGCGTTGCTGGCAACGGTGCTGGCGGATGCCGGTGCCGTCGTGGTGGCTGCCGGATCCAACCCCTGGTCCACTCGGGACGACGTCGCCGCGGCGCTGGTCGAGCGCGGCATCCAGGTCCACGCCACCAGGGGGTCCACAGTCGAGGAGTGGGAGAAGGACCTGCTCGCCGTGGCGGATACCGGTCCGGAGTTCATCATCGACGACGGCGCCGAGCTGACCATTCGGATGGCTCGCGACCGGCCGGAGCAGTACGCCGCCGTTCGAGGTGTGTCGGAGGAGACGACCACCGGCGTCGCCCGACTCGTCCAACTCCACGAGCGTGACGGGCTGCCGATGCCCGCGATCGCCGCCAACGACGCCAAGCTGAAGCACCTGTTCGACAACCGGTACGGCACCGGCCAGTCGACCGTCCAGGCCATCCTCCAGCTCACCAACCTCCGGTTGCCGGGCAAGCGGGTGGTGGTCGTCGGGTACGGCTGGGTCGGCCGGGGGATCGCCACCTACTGCGCAGGCCTCGGGGCGCGGGTGACCGCGGTCGAGGTGGATCCGGTCAAGGCGCTCGAGGCCCACACCGACGGGCACGACGTGGCCGACATCGCGGCCGCGCTGGCTGCGGCCGACATCGTCATCACGGCCACCGGTGGGCTCCGGGCGGTGTCCGAGGGTCATGCGGCGGCGCTGCGCGACGGCGTGGTCCTGGCCAACGCCGGCCACCACGATCACGAGATCGACGTGCCGGCCCTCCGTGCCCTGGCAGTGGCAGAGGAGGAGGTCCGGCCGGGCGTCACCCAGCTCGACCTGGATGGCAAACACGTCTACGTCCTGGCCGAGGGCGCACTGGTCAACATCGCTGGCGGGCTCGGGCACCCGATCGAGATCATGGACCTCTCCTTCTCCGTGCAGGCCCTGGGGTGTCACCTGCTGGCTGCCGCCGACGCCTCCGGGGAGCCGCTGCCGCCGGGTGTCCACGACTTCCCGGTGGAGCTTGATGACGCGATCGCCAGAGCCAAGCTCGCCAGTCGGGGGATCTCGCTCGACGCGCTGGATGTGAGTCAGACCGACACGCTCAGCGAGCTGTTCAGCGGGGAGGAGGCGTCGTGA
- the vapC gene encoding PIN domain nuclease — MILVDTSAWVEFDRATGSAVDRRLTALIATTNRVAVTEPVVMEVLAGARDTAREQQLRRMMARFPLLRFRPTAHFDGAVTIYRSCRARGVTPRGLLDCMIAAVAQSEDVPVLAQDRDLARIATIMALQMDAASLTVEDDGS, encoded by the coding sequence GTGATCCTCGTGGACACCTCGGCCTGGGTGGAGTTCGACCGGGCGACCGGAAGCGCGGTCGATCGGCGGCTGACCGCCCTCATCGCGACGACCAACCGGGTGGCTGTTACCGAGCCGGTGGTGATGGAGGTGCTGGCCGGTGCACGAGACACCGCCCGAGAGCAACAGTTGCGTCGCATGATGGCCCGCTTCCCGCTGCTCCGGTTTCGTCCCACGGCGCACTTCGACGGCGCGGTGACCATCTACCGGTCGTGTCGAGCACGGGGGGTCACGCCCCGCGGCCTCCTCGATTGCATGATCGCTGCCGTGGCGCAGAGCGAGGACGTTCCAGTCCTGGCCCAGGACCGCGACCTCGCGCGCATCGCCACGATCATGGCGCTCCAGATGGATGCGGCCAGCTTGACCGTCGAGGACGACGGCTCGTGA
- a CDS encoding type II toxin-antitoxin system VapB family antitoxin translates to MGRSRTNIEIDDQALATVMERYGLSTKTEAVDLALRRLSADPMTRAEALAMRGTNAMADVPDDVFPPGADRAS, encoded by the coding sequence ATGGGCCGGAGTCGCACGAACATAGAGATCGACGATCAGGCTCTGGCGACGGTGATGGAACGGTACGGACTGTCGACGAAGACCGAGGCGGTCGATCTTGCGCTCCGGCGTCTGAGCGCGGACCCCATGACGAGGGCCGAGGCGCTGGCGATGCGTGGCACCAATGCGATGGCCGACGTCCCGGATGACGTCTTCCCGCCTGGTGCCGATCGCGCGTCGTGA
- a CDS encoding amino acid ABC transporter ATP-binding protein, translated as MSQTSPAAPKLSIRRLTKYYGETLVLNAIDLDVAEHEVVTLIGASGSGKSTLLRCAGRLVPYDHGEILLDGVDLASGTLPERQLRKRVGIVFQSYNLFPTMSVLDNVTLAPRKVHDVTREEAESNALELLRLFEMGDFVDAYPDRLSGGQQQRVAIVRAMATRPDVLLLDEVTAALDPELIGGVLAVIRDLKAQGMTMLIVTHEMGFARDVSDRVCFLDSGRIVEESPPEALFSDPKEERTRQFLQRIIEAGRL; from the coding sequence ATGAGCCAGACCAGCCCTGCCGCGCCCAAGCTCTCGATCCGCAGGCTGACGAAGTACTACGGCGAGACGCTCGTCCTCAACGCGATCGACCTGGACGTGGCCGAGCATGAGGTCGTCACGCTGATCGGCGCCTCCGGCTCGGGCAAGTCCACCCTGCTGCGGTGTGCCGGCCGGCTCGTGCCCTATGACCACGGCGAGATCCTGCTGGACGGCGTCGACCTCGCCAGCGGCACGCTGCCGGAGCGACAGCTGCGCAAGCGGGTCGGCATCGTCTTCCAGTCCTACAACCTCTTCCCCACGATGAGCGTCCTGGACAACGTGACGCTGGCGCCTCGCAAAGTGCACGACGTGACGCGCGAGGAGGCGGAGTCCAACGCGCTCGAGCTGCTGCGGCTGTTCGAGATGGGTGACTTCGTCGACGCCTACCCCGACCGGCTCTCCGGCGGGCAGCAGCAGCGCGTGGCGATCGTCCGGGCCATGGCGACCCGGCCGGACGTCCTGCTGCTGGACGAGGTGACGGCGGCGCTCGACCCCGAACTCATCGGTGGCGTGCTGGCCGTGATCCGGGACCTGAAGGCCCAGGGCATGACGATGCTGATCGTGACCCACGAAATGGGGTTCGCGCGCGATGTCTCGGACCGGGTCTGCTTCCTGGACAGCGGCCGGATCGTGGAGGAGTCACCTCCTGAGGCCCTGTTCAGCGACCCGAAGGAGGAGCGAACCCGTCAGTTCCTCCAACGCATCATCGAGGCTGGGCGGCTCTAG
- a CDS encoding amino acid ABC transporter permease: protein MTAEVASSEASATDPAPAAPAPVRLSRRERWTPILLSILSTVVVGGLLAWWIGSSEQWPVVQRQFFSGEAMVEAFPAVLEGFWINMRVWVIAEILILVVSLVLAVMRSLTGPLFAPLRVFAIAYIDFLRGVPALLLILLLGFGVPALQLPGLPNGALFWGTVALVAGYSAYTAEVYRAGMDSVHDGQRAAAKALGLDQWQTMRYAVIPQAIRNVAPALLNGLVSLQKDVALLSVIGIRDAVREAQIIKDRTFNYSSFIVAAILFLIASVPLARFADWYARRDAERRLQRTA from the coding sequence ATGACCGCTGAGGTCGCCTCCAGCGAGGCCAGCGCGACCGATCCGGCTCCTGCTGCGCCGGCCCCCGTCCGGCTGAGCCGCCGGGAGCGATGGACGCCGATCCTGCTGTCGATCCTCTCGACGGTCGTGGTCGGTGGGCTGCTGGCGTGGTGGATCGGGTCCTCGGAGCAGTGGCCGGTGGTCCAACGCCAGTTCTTCTCGGGCGAGGCCATGGTCGAGGCCTTCCCGGCCGTCCTGGAGGGCTTCTGGATCAACATGCGCGTGTGGGTGATCGCCGAGATCCTGATCTTGGTCGTCTCGTTGGTCCTCGCGGTCATGCGATCGCTGACCGGGCCGCTGTTCGCCCCCCTGCGGGTCTTCGCCATCGCCTACATCGACTTCCTGCGCGGGGTTCCGGCCCTGCTGCTGATCCTGCTGCTGGGCTTCGGGGTCCCGGCCCTCCAGTTGCCGGGTCTGCCCAACGGGGCGCTGTTCTGGGGAACGGTTGCGCTGGTGGCCGGCTACTCGGCCTACACCGCAGAGGTGTACCGCGCCGGCATGGACTCGGTCCACGACGGGCAGCGGGCCGCCGCCAAGGCCCTCGGTCTGGACCAGTGGCAGACGATGCGGTACGCCGTGATCCCCCAGGCCATCCGCAACGTCGCGCCGGCCCTGCTGAACGGTCTGGTGTCACTGCAGAAGGACGTCGCGCTGCTGAGCGTCATCGGGATCCGCGATGCCGTCCGCGAGGCGCAGATCATCAAGGACCGGACGTTCAACTACTCCTCCTTCATCGTCGCGGCCATCCTGTTCCTGATCGCCAGCGTTCCGCTGGCCCGGTTCGCCGACTGGTACGCCCGGCGTGACGCGGAGCGGCGACTGCAGCGGACCGCATGA